A portion of the Candidatus Methylacidiphilales bacterium genome contains these proteins:
- a CDS encoding DUF6338 family protein, which yields MFETFTAVMMLIVFLVPGFIWRTMEGQLIYLDHRLEWEKLALGLLARSTILYLPFTPLLYKAWRNQWYNDYPVVTGLVFFGFILLLPVVFGLMVGKARQRNWNVRFLNWLKLDSFEHHHAPTAWDAVFNQVPACWILVTLKNGQQIKGYLGARSHISSDPEYRDLYISHLLAPDHSEFVKNTNGIYIKGDEIRTIELIHPVS from the coding sequence ATGTTCGAGACATTTACTGCCGTCATGATGCTGATTGTGTTTCTTGTTCCAGGCTTCATCTGGCGTACCATGGAAGGTCAATTGATCTACCTTGATCACCGGTTGGAATGGGAAAAGCTGGCTCTGGGGCTGCTGGCTCGCAGCACCATTCTTTATCTACCATTCACACCTTTGCTTTACAAAGCCTGGAGGAACCAATGGTATAATGATTACCCTGTTGTTACGGGGCTTGTTTTTTTCGGCTTTATCCTGTTGCTGCCTGTGGTCTTCGGCCTAATGGTTGGCAAAGCTCGGCAGCGTAATTGGAATGTTCGTTTTCTCAATTGGCTTAAACTCGACTCCTTCGAGCACCACCATGCTCCCACTGCGTGGGATGCGGTTTTTAATCAGGTGCCAGCCTGCTGGATTCTCGTTACACTCAAAAATGGTCAACAGATCAAGGGCTATCTCGGAGCCCGTTCTCATATCTCATCCGACCCTGAGTACCGTGACCTTTACATTTCCCATCTCCTTGCACCTGATCATTCTGAGTTTGTCAAAAACACCAATGGCATCTATATTAAGGGCGATGAGATCAGAACCATTGAATTGATCCATCCGGTATCCTAG
- a CDS encoding DUF2238 domain-containing protein, which yields MALALPVLWMTYRRFPLTSLLYACIFIHALVLMLGGAYTYARVPLGFELSEIFGFSRNNYDKIGHFFQGFVPALIAREILIRGEYVRGRKMLAFIVICIVMAISASYELFEWRVAIALGHGADEFLGTQGDPWDTQSDMFFALIGGITALTLFWRVHDRQISDLKLG from the coding sequence GTGGCCTTGGCGTTGCCTGTGCTGTGGATGACGTATCGCAGGTTTCCGTTAACCTCTTTGCTTTATGCTTGCATCTTTATCCATGCGCTTGTCCTCATGCTTGGAGGCGCATACACCTATGCGCGGGTTCCGCTCGGGTTCGAACTTTCTGAAATTTTTGGTTTCAGCCGCAACAACTACGACAAGATCGGCCACTTTTTCCAGGGCTTTGTTCCGGCGCTGATCGCCCGCGAAATCCTGATTCGCGGCGAATACGTTCGTGGAAGGAAAATGCTTGCGTTCATTGTTATTTGCATCGTCATGGCAATCAGCGCCAGCTACGAACTGTTCGAGTGGAGAGTGGCCATTGCGCTTGGACATGGAGCCGACGAATTCCTGGGCACTCAGGGAGATCCGTGGGATACGCAATCCGACATGTTTTTTGCTCTTATAGGCGGAATCACCGCATTGACCCTGTTCTGGCGTGTTCATGATCGCCAGATTTCAGACTTAAAACTGGGATAA